The following are from one region of the Mesorhizobium sp. B4-1-4 genome:
- a CDS encoding sugar-binding protein — MKSLIRNASVAAAALAVGLAATAIARADDKPTLAFVVNGASDFWKAAEAGVKKAQGELPDYTLELKYPEQSSVAIQQRLMDDLVTAGVKGIMVSAVDPKTSTDGLNKIASQTALFTTDSDAPQTKRVAYIGSSNVDAGKQAAEIAKKAMPNGGKCLGFVGLLGADNAKERIQGMKDGLAGTKIELVDVRGDDIDQARAKKNVEDALVASPDVTCMVGFYSYNTPRIYEALRDAGKLGSITVVGFDDDPITLGGVKEGTIAATVVQQPFEWAYQGMKLMAAYLKGDKSGIPAGNLIIIPTKIIGKDDVDAYAANLKAMAGK, encoded by the coding sequence ATGAAGTCTTTGATACGCAATGCATCCGTGGCCGCCGCGGCTCTTGCCGTCGGCCTGGCGGCGACCGCCATCGCGCGCGCCGACGACAAGCCGACGCTGGCCTTCGTCGTCAACGGCGCGTCCGATTTCTGGAAAGCCGCCGAAGCCGGCGTCAAGAAAGCGCAGGGCGAACTGCCCGACTACACGCTTGAGCTCAAATATCCGGAACAATCCTCGGTCGCCATCCAGCAGCGGCTGATGGACGATCTGGTGACGGCCGGCGTCAAGGGCATCATGGTCTCGGCCGTCGATCCCAAGACCTCGACCGATGGCCTGAACAAGATCGCCTCGCAAACCGCGTTGTTCACCACCGACAGCGACGCCCCGCAGACCAAGCGTGTCGCCTATATCGGTTCCTCCAATGTCGATGCCGGCAAGCAGGCGGCCGAAATCGCCAAGAAGGCGATGCCCAACGGCGGCAAATGTCTGGGCTTCGTCGGCCTTCTCGGCGCCGACAACGCCAAGGAGCGCATCCAGGGCATGAAGGATGGTCTTGCCGGTACCAAAATCGAGCTCGTCGACGTGCGCGGCGACGACATCGACCAGGCCCGCGCCAAGAAGAATGTCGAGGACGCGCTGGTCGCCAGCCCCGACGTCACCTGCATGGTCGGCTTCTATTCCTACAACACGCCGCGCATCTATGAAGCGCTGCGCGACGCCGGCAAGCTCGGCTCGATCACCGTCGTCGGCTTCGACGACGATCCGATCACGCTGGGCGGCGTCAAGGAAGGCACCATTGCCGCCACCGTCGTGCAGCAGCCCTTCGAATGGGCCTATCAGGGCATGAAGCTGATGGCAGCCTACCTCAAGGGCGACAAGTCGGGCATCCCGGCCGGCAATCTGATCATCATCCCGACCAAGATCATCGGCAAGGATGATGTCGACGCATATGCCGCCAACCTGAAGGCGATGGCTGGAAAATAA
- a CDS encoding LacI family DNA-binding transcriptional regulator gives MSETRDRETARRRKAPAKPKGRVTMTDIARAAGCSQATVSFVLNNSPGIRLSRQTRERVIEAARALGYSAPAFSALKTPVAAFEGLDGVIGFAVDQLATSPEAVVAIEGARQASWNAGNVLLVAQTMGDAVMEPRAIQALTRRGISALIYMTIFTREITAPDFLYSLDIPVILLNCYTADYAFPAVVPSEIAGGQSSTRHLISHGHRRIATITGEPWMQAAQDRLKGYRRALATADIPFDPELVIEGDWSASAGYAATVKLLALKDRPTAIFCQNDRTAIGCYEALKEAGLHIPQDISVVGYDDEEIARHLFPPLTTSILPHMAMGQWAIEQLEAPSPPGRGRYPITKLECPLVERESVRAMAGG, from the coding sequence ATGAGCGAAACGAGGGATCGGGAGACAGCGAGGCGCCGCAAGGCGCCGGCAAAACCCAAGGGCCGGGTCACCATGACCGACATCGCAAGGGCTGCTGGCTGCTCGCAAGCGACCGTTTCCTTCGTGCTGAACAATTCGCCAGGGATACGGCTGTCGCGGCAGACGCGCGAGCGGGTGATCGAGGCCGCCAGGGCGCTGGGCTACAGCGCGCCGGCCTTCTCCGCGCTGAAGACGCCGGTTGCGGCCTTTGAAGGTCTTGATGGGGTCATCGGCTTTGCCGTCGACCAGCTCGCCACCAGCCCGGAGGCCGTGGTGGCCATCGAGGGCGCGCGCCAGGCGTCGTGGAACGCCGGCAACGTGCTGCTGGTGGCGCAGACCATGGGCGATGCCGTGATGGAGCCGCGCGCCATACAGGCGCTGACCCGGCGGGGCATTTCGGCGCTGATCTATATGACCATCTTCACCCGCGAGATCACGGCGCCCGACTTCCTCTACAGCCTCGACATTCCGGTTATCCTGCTCAACTGCTACACGGCGGATTATGCCTTCCCGGCCGTGGTGCCCTCCGAGATCGCCGGCGGCCAGAGTTCGACCCGGCACCTGATCAGCCACGGCCACCGCCGCATCGCCACCATCACCGGCGAGCCGTGGATGCAGGCGGCGCAGGACCGGCTGAAGGGTTATCGGCGCGCGCTCGCCACCGCCGACATCCCGTTCGATCCCGAACTGGTGATCGAGGGCGACTGGTCGGCCAGCGCGGGCTATGCCGCGACGGTGAAGCTGCTGGCGCTGAAAGACCGCCCGACCGCCATCTTCTGCCAGAACGACCGCACGGCGATCGGCTGCTACGAGGCGCTGAAGGAAGCCGGCCTGCACATCCCGCAGGATATCTCCGTGGTCGGCTACGACGACGAGGAAATCGCCCGGCACCTGTTCCCGCCGCTGACCACCTCGATCCTGCCGCATATGGCGATGGGCCAATGGGCAATCGAACAGCTCGAGGCGCCCTCGCCGCCCGGGCGGGGGCGCTATCCCATCACCAAGCTGGAATGCCCGCTGGTGGAACGCGAGAGCGTGCGGGCCATGGCGGGCGGCTGA
- a CDS encoding HupE/UreJ family protein, protein MIPAKRLCLSAILLMAAAMPAYAHVGVGTTSSLMAGFMHPLSGLDHMTAMIAVGLWAALKGGRAIWAWPLAFIGVLLGGAALGMAHVPMPFVEPGILASVVALGLLVALAVDLPVSAGVAIIGLFALFHGRAHGTEVPENAGGLEYMAGFAIATALLHAVGIAAGLSLGQRLRGLARVAGAACAAIGVGLAFGVV, encoded by the coding sequence ATGATCCCTGCCAAACGCCTCTGCCTCTCTGCGATCCTGTTGATGGCCGCCGCCATGCCGGCCTATGCCCATGTCGGCGTCGGCACCACCTCCTCCCTGATGGCCGGCTTCATGCATCCGCTTTCCGGCCTCGACCACATGACCGCCATGATCGCGGTCGGACTGTGGGCGGCACTCAAGGGCGGCCGAGCGATCTGGGCCTGGCCGCTCGCCTTCATCGGCGTCTTGCTGGGCGGCGCGGCGCTTGGCATGGCCCATGTGCCGATGCCGTTCGTGGAGCCGGGCATACTGGCCTCCGTGGTGGCGCTCGGGCTGCTGGTGGCGCTGGCGGTCGATCTGCCCGTCTCGGCCGGGGTCGCCATCATCGGCCTGTTCGCACTGTTCCACGGGCGCGCCCATGGCACCGAAGTGCCGGAAAATGCCGGCGGGCTCGAGTACATGGCCGGCTTTGCCATCGCCACCGCGCTGCTCCATGCCGTCGGCATCGCCGCCGGCCTGAGCCTTGGCCAGAGGTTGCGTGGCCTGGCTCGCGTTGCGGGCGCGGCCTGCGCGGCGATCGGCGTCGGCCTCGCCTTCGGCGTCGTGTGA
- a CDS encoding acyl carrier protein, which translates to MADQLATEIIEKIKAHAEPGGEEITTSTELTALGIHSLELTEIIFDLEEQYGIEIEMNTVDAWSNLKNVGDMVEAVRALIAKKA; encoded by the coding sequence ATGGCTGACCAGCTGGCAACGGAAATCATCGAGAAGATCAAGGCCCATGCCGAGCCGGGCGGTGAAGAAATCACCACCAGCACCGAATTGACGGCGCTCGGCATCCATTCTCTGGAGCTGACGGAGATCATCTTCGATCTCGAGGAGCAGTATGGCATCGAGATCGAGATGAACACCGTCGATGCCTGGAGCAATCTCAAGAATGTTGGCGACATGGTCGAGGCCGTTCGCGCGCTGATCGCGAAAAAAGCCTGA
- a CDS encoding D-alanyl-D-alanine carboxypeptidase family protein, translated as MSNLRSFPFVQRLFVALGLLLLVAGCSTTTPPDSVLAVPAPPQKYAAIVVDARTGKQLFEVNSTAQRYPASLTKMMTLYLLFEAMDSGRVTKETQIPVSDHAASQPPTKMRFRRGESIDVDSAIRAIVVKSANDVAVAVGEYLGGSEDQFAAMMTSKARALGMTGTTFRNASGLPDNGQMTTARDMAVLGMALRQRFPQHFHYFSESDFMFRGRLVRGHNDMLGRVRGVDGIKTGYIRASGFNIVTSYNADGRQLIVVVMGADSARQRNDHVEALIQRSLSPAMADSKARLMFAEQQ; from the coding sequence TTGTCCAATTTGCGTTCCTTCCCGTTTGTCCAGAGACTTTTCGTCGCTCTTGGCCTGTTGCTGCTTGTTGCCGGCTGCTCGACCACGACCCCGCCGGACTCGGTGCTGGCCGTGCCCGCGCCACCGCAGAAATACGCAGCGATCGTCGTCGACGCCAGGACCGGCAAGCAGCTGTTCGAAGTCAACTCGACGGCGCAGCGCTATCCGGCGTCGCTGACCAAGATGATGACGCTCTATCTCCTGTTCGAGGCGATGGACTCCGGCCGCGTCACCAAGGAAACCCAAATCCCGGTGTCGGATCACGCCGCCTCGCAGCCGCCCACCAAGATGCGCTTCCGGCGCGGGGAGTCCATCGACGTCGATTCCGCCATTCGCGCCATCGTCGTCAAATCGGCCAATGATGTAGCGGTGGCGGTCGGCGAATATCTCGGCGGCTCGGAGGACCAGTTCGCCGCCATGATGACATCCAAGGCGCGCGCGCTCGGCATGACCGGCACCACCTTCCGCAACGCATCCGGCCTGCCCGACAATGGCCAGATGACGACGGCGCGCGACATGGCGGTGCTCGGCATGGCCCTGCGTCAGCGCTTTCCCCAGCATTTCCACTATTTCTCCGAAAGCGATTTCATGTTCCGCGGCAGGCTGGTGCGCGGCCACAACGACATGCTCGGCCGCGTGCGCGGCGTCGACGGCATCAAGACCGGCTACATCAGGGCTTCCGGCTTCAACATCGTCACCTCCTACAATGCCGATGGCCGCCAGCTGATCGTGGTGGTGATGGGCGCCGACAGCGCCCGCCAGCGCAACGACCATGTCGAGGCGCTGATCCAGCGCAGCCTCTCGCCCGCGATGGCCGACAGCAAGGCAAGGCTGATGTTCGCCGAACAGCAGTAG
- a CDS encoding glutathione S-transferase family protein, with protein sequence MADLSAFPITTRWPAKHPDQIQLYSATTPNGVKISIALEELGLPYEPHLINISKDESWTPEFLSLNPNGKIPAIIDPNGPDGKPIGLFESGAILLYLADKTGLLVPADAARRYETIQWVFFQMSSIGPIFGQVGFFHKFAGREIADKRPLERYRDESRRLIGVLDGRLKGRKWIMGNDYTIADISLLGWVRNLIGFYEARDLVGFDDFANVVAWLERGLARPAVRKGLTIPAKN encoded by the coding sequence ATGGCCGATTTGTCCGCCTTTCCGATCACCACCCGTTGGCCGGCCAAACATCCGGACCAGATCCAGCTCTATTCGGCAACGACGCCGAACGGAGTGAAGATATCGATCGCCCTGGAAGAGCTCGGCCTGCCCTATGAGCCGCACCTGATCAACATCAGCAAGGACGAAAGCTGGACGCCGGAGTTCCTGTCGCTCAATCCCAATGGCAAGATCCCGGCGATCATCGATCCCAACGGCCCGGACGGCAAACCGATCGGCCTGTTCGAATCCGGCGCCATCCTGCTCTACCTCGCCGACAAGACCGGCCTGCTCGTCCCGGCGGACGCAGCCCGGCGCTACGAGACGATCCAATGGGTGTTCTTCCAGATGTCCTCAATCGGGCCGATCTTCGGCCAGGTCGGTTTCTTCCACAAATTCGCCGGCCGCGAGATCGCCGACAAGCGCCCGCTGGAGCGCTATCGCGATGAATCGCGGCGGCTGATCGGCGTGCTGGACGGCAGGTTGAAGGGTCGAAAATGGATCATGGGCAACGACTACACCATCGCTGACATCTCGCTGCTCGGCTGGGTGCGCAACCTGATCGGCTTCTATGAAGCGCGCGACCTTGTCGGTTTTGATGACTTCGCCAATGTGGTGGCATGGCTGGAGCGCGGCTTGGCCCGCCCGGCGGTGCGGAAGGGCCTGACCATTCCGGCAAAGAACTGA
- a CDS encoding urease subunit gamma, translating into MNLTPREKDKLLIAMAAIVARKRLERGVKLNHPEAIALITDFVVEGARDGRPVAELMEAGAHVVNRAQVMEGIAEMIHDVQVEATFPDGTKLVTVHQPIR; encoded by the coding sequence ATGAACCTGACGCCGCGAGAGAAGGACAAGCTGTTGATCGCCATGGCGGCGATCGTGGCACGCAAGCGGCTGGAGCGCGGCGTCAAGCTCAACCATCCGGAAGCGATCGCGCTGATTACCGATTTCGTCGTCGAGGGCGCCCGCGACGGCCGCCCGGTCGCCGAACTGATGGAGGCCGGCGCCCATGTCGTCAACCGCGCACAGGTGATGGAAGGAATCGCCGAGATGATCCATGACGTGCAGGTGGAGGCGACCTTCCCCGACGGCACCAAGCTGGTGACCGTGCACCAACCCATCCGGTGA
- a CDS encoding DUF1272 domain-containing protein has protein sequence MLELRPNCECCDKDLPPGAADALICTFECTFCADCVEHVLDGVCPNCGGNFSARPIRPAAMLKKYPASTKRILKAEGCGPRKAA, from the coding sequence ATGCTTGAACTGCGCCCGAACTGCGAATGCTGCGACAAGGACCTGCCGCCCGGGGCGGCGGATGCGTTGATCTGCACCTTCGAATGCACCTTCTGTGCCGATTGTGTGGAACATGTGCTGGATGGGGTCTGCCCGAACTGCGGCGGCAATTTTTCGGCCCGACCGATCCGACCTGCCGCGATGCTGAAGAAATATCCGGCTTCGACGAAGCGCATCCTCAAGGCCGAAGGCTGCGGCCCGCGCAAGGCCGCGTGA
- a CDS encoding DUF1003 domain-containing protein — MSTTPKASEQQGADNQNDSGGEYLEAPTTQEDLHGVSDEHFDTPEVPDSEPAGPGASRIKPKKKPSAISGRKFRKRDLVRIDDLRPSLADRIRSDHPDLPRGARISREELGRYRMRYMEELLQQEHGEFSELDRQVVESIARQDTISENSEEEFEEHRSFADRISDNMAAFGGSWWFLISFASVLLVWIGINLFEGMAGAFDPYPFILLNLLLSCIAAIQAPVIMMSQKRQEVKDRLRSFNDYRVNLKAELEVRHLHEKLDYLISRQWTRLAEMQQMQLDAMHELAGAKKAKRATRGVRRRTVKSEVEG, encoded by the coding sequence ATGAGCACCACTCCCAAGGCATCCGAGCAGCAAGGCGCCGACAATCAGAACGACAGCGGCGGCGAATATCTCGAGGCGCCGACCACGCAGGAGGATTTGCACGGGGTTTCGGACGAGCATTTCGACACGCCCGAAGTGCCGGACTCCGAACCGGCTGGCCCAGGCGCGTCGCGGATAAAGCCTAAGAAGAAGCCATCGGCGATCTCGGGCCGCAAATTCCGCAAGCGCGACCTGGTGCGCATCGACGATCTCAGGCCGAGCCTCGCCGACCGCATCCGCTCCGACCATCCTGACCTGCCCAGGGGCGCCCGCATCAGCCGCGAGGAGCTCGGCCGCTACCGCATGCGCTACATGGAAGAGCTGCTGCAGCAGGAGCACGGCGAATTCTCCGAACTCGACCGCCAAGTGGTGGAATCGATCGCCCGGCAGGACACGATCTCCGAAAACTCGGAAGAGGAGTTCGAGGAGCACCGCTCTTTCGCTGACCGCATCTCCGACAACATGGCCGCCTTCGGCGGCAGCTGGTGGTTCCTGATCTCGTTTGCAAGCGTGCTTCTGGTGTGGATCGGCATCAATCTGTTCGAGGGCATGGCCGGCGCCTTCGATCCCTACCCCTTCATCCTGCTCAACCTGCTGCTCTCCTGCATCGCCGCCATCCAGGCGCCTGTCATCATGATGAGCCAGAAGCGCCAGGAAGTGAAAGACCGCCTGCGCTCCTTCAACGACTACCGCGTCAACCTCAAGGCCGAGCTCGAAGTGCGCCACCTGCATGAAAAACTCGACTACCTCATCTCGCGCCAATGGACGCGGCTGGCCGAAATGCAGCAGATGCAGCTCGACGCCATGCACGAGCTGGCGGGAGCGAAAAAGGCGAAACGGGCGACGCGTGGCGTGAGAAGAAGGACGGTGAAGAGTGAGGTGGAAGGGTGA
- a CDS encoding beta-ketoacyl-[acyl-carrier-protein] synthase family protein → MLKRVVITGIGGLCGLGADAQAIWAEMRAGRSAIGPIDNPFLHDLKVKTGCEIKALPDHGIERRQLVSMDRFSLLAVIAAKEAMQQSGLVPHADNTYRMGTVIGIGVCGFETIEENYRAILIEGKNRAGIFTVPRVMPGAAAGQVSMHLGLRGPVFGVTSACSSANHAIASAVDQIRLGRADVMVAGGTEAPLVWGVLKGWEALRVLSPDTCRPFSADRQGLVLGEGAGMAVLESYDHAMARGATILAEIAGAGLSADASDIVAPTVEGPEAAMRFCLADAGLNPEDIDYLNAHGTGTKANDQIETNAIKRVFGEHARSLSVSSTKSMHAHCLGASGGLEMIACVMAIREGVVPPTANYREPDPDCDLDVTPNVARERKVRAAISNGFAFGGTNAVLAFKAI, encoded by the coding sequence ATGCTGAAGCGCGTCGTCATTACCGGCATTGGTGGGCTGTGCGGACTAGGCGCCGATGCGCAGGCAATCTGGGCCGAGATGCGGGCCGGCCGTTCGGCGATAGGCCCGATCGACAATCCTTTCCTGCACGATTTGAAGGTCAAGACCGGCTGCGAGATCAAGGCGCTGCCCGATCACGGCATCGAGCGCAGGCAACTGGTGTCGATGGACCGCTTCAGCCTGCTGGCTGTGATCGCGGCGAAGGAAGCCATGCAGCAGTCCGGCCTCGTCCCGCATGCGGACAACACTTACCGGATGGGCACGGTCATCGGCATCGGCGTCTGCGGGTTCGAGACGATTGAGGAGAACTACCGGGCGATCCTGATCGAGGGCAAGAACCGCGCCGGCATTTTCACCGTGCCCAGGGTCATGCCTGGCGCTGCCGCCGGCCAGGTCAGCATGCATCTGGGCCTGCGCGGGCCCGTGTTCGGCGTCACCTCGGCCTGCTCTTCGGCCAACCATGCCATCGCCTCGGCGGTCGACCAGATCAGGCTCGGCCGCGCCGATGTCATGGTCGCCGGCGGCACCGAGGCGCCGCTGGTCTGGGGCGTGCTCAAGGGCTGGGAGGCGTTGCGCGTGCTGTCGCCCGACACGTGCCGGCCGTTCTCGGCCGATCGCCAGGGACTGGTGCTGGGCGAAGGCGCCGGCATGGCGGTTCTTGAAAGCTACGATCATGCCATGGCGCGTGGCGCCACCATCCTCGCCGAAATCGCCGGTGCCGGCCTCTCGGCCGACGCCTCCGACATCGTCGCTCCGACAGTCGAGGGGCCGGAAGCGGCAATGCGCTTCTGCCTCGCCGATGCCGGGCTCAATCCAGAGGACATCGATTACCTCAACGCCCACGGCACCGGAACCAAGGCCAACGACCAGATCGAAACCAACGCGATCAAGCGCGTCTTTGGCGAGCATGCGCGCTCACTGTCGGTTTCCTCGACCAAATCGATGCATGCGCATTGCCTGGGCGCATCGGGCGGACTGGAGATGATCGCCTGTGTCATGGCGATCCGCGAGGGCGTCGTTCCGCCGACCGCGAATTACCGCGAACCCGATCCCGATTGCGATCTCGACGTGACGCCCAATGTCGCGCGCGAGCGCAAGGTGCGCGCCGCGATCAGCAACGGCTTTGCCTTCGGCGGAACCAACGCGGTGCTGGCGTTCAAGGCCATCTGA
- a CDS encoding urease subunit beta translates to MIPGEIIPAQGDIELNKGLPTVTLKVANSGDRPIQVGSHYHFFETNDGLKFDREQSRGMRLDIAAGTAMRFEPGQERDVTLVPLGGKREVYGFQQKVMGKL, encoded by the coding sequence ATGATCCCCGGCGAAATCATCCCCGCGCAAGGCGACATCGAACTCAACAAGGGTCTGCCGACCGTCACCCTGAAAGTCGCCAACAGCGGCGACCGGCCGATCCAGGTCGGCAGCCACTATCATTTTTTCGAAACCAATGACGGACTGAAATTCGACCGCGAACAGTCGCGCGGCATGCGCCTCGACATCGCCGCGGGCACGGCCATGCGCTTCGAGCCAGGCCAGGAGCGCGACGTCACGCTGGTGCCGCTTGGCGGCAAGCGCGAGGTCTATGGGTTCCAGCAGAAGGTGATGGGCAAGCTGTGA
- a CDS encoding urease accessory protein UreD has translation MDTIEYTRFSAPRAQRAAGLAQLGCASAGGRTRLRRLYQDGSAKIRLPAVSVEPLEAVLINTAGGLTGGDRLEWDVDVGADASATITTQACEKVYRAASDHAEVRVKLTVGENGCIAWLPQETIVFNRAAFARTLDVELAAGAEALVLEATVFGRLAMGERATLGTFRDRWRVRQNGFLIHAEDFRIGPDIAASMARPAVAGGAIAMATLLMVSARAEDLLDPVREIIGDRGGASAWSVKRSGKLLARLYAEDGYQLRQRLVPLVGLLNGRAGLPKLWSM, from the coding sequence GTGGACACCATCGAATATACGAGGTTTTCGGCCCCTCGCGCCCAGCGCGCCGCGGGCCTGGCACAGCTGGGCTGCGCCAGCGCAGGCGGCCGCACGCGGCTGCGACGCCTCTATCAGGACGGCTCCGCCAAGATCAGGCTGCCGGCCGTTTCGGTCGAGCCGCTGGAAGCGGTCCTGATCAACACCGCCGGCGGACTGACCGGCGGCGATCGCCTCGAATGGGATGTGGATGTCGGCGCGGATGCCAGCGCCACGATAACGACCCAGGCCTGCGAGAAGGTCTATCGCGCCGCATCCGACCATGCCGAAGTGCGGGTCAAGCTGACTGTCGGCGAAAACGGCTGCATCGCCTGGCTGCCGCAGGAAACCATCGTCTTCAACCGGGCGGCCTTCGCCCGCACGCTCGATGTCGAACTTGCCGCCGGAGCCGAGGCGCTGGTGCTGGAAGCGACGGTCTTCGGCCGGCTGGCGATGGGCGAACGCGCCACGCTGGGCACTTTCCGGGACCGCTGGCGAGTTCGCCAGAACGGTTTTCTCATCCATGCCGAGGATTTCCGCATCGGGCCTGACATCGCAGCAAGCATGGCCCGTCCGGCAGTCGCCGGAGGCGCAATCGCCATGGCCACGCTGTTGATGGTGTCGGCGCGGGCCGAGGATTTGCTCGATCCGGTGCGGGAAATCATCGGCGACCGGGGCGGTGCGAGCGCCTGGAGCGTGAAGAGATCTGGCAAGCTTCTTGCGAGGCTCTACGCCGAGGACGGCTACCAGCTGCGCCAGCGGCTGGTTCCGCTCGTCGGATTGCTCAACGGAAGGGCGGGGCTGCCCAAATTATGGTCAATGTGA
- a CDS encoding nucleoside triphosphate hydrolase, whose amino-acid sequence MSEIAHLAATIFKRAGKAKRFIVAIAGPPGAGKSTLSAGLHDLLPEGAVKVVPMDGFHYDDVVLDQRGLRARKGAPETFDFAGFETLLKRIRAGEPDIAIPVFDRSMELSRAAAAIIGTETKFILVEGNYLLLDEEPWSRLAPLFDYSIFVEVPRNELERRLMERWHGHGRSDEDARAWIASNDMPNIERVLARRRVADLIIG is encoded by the coding sequence ATGTCCGAAATCGCCCACCTGGCCGCCACCATCTTCAAGCGCGCCGGCAAGGCAAAGCGCTTCATCGTCGCCATTGCCGGGCCGCCCGGCGCAGGCAAGTCGACGCTGTCGGCCGGCCTGCATGACCTGCTGCCGGAAGGGGCCGTGAAAGTCGTGCCTATGGATGGCTTCCACTACGACGACGTCGTGCTCGACCAGCGCGGCCTGCGCGCGCGCAAGGGCGCGCCGGAAACCTTCGATTTCGCCGGCTTCGAAACCTTGCTGAAACGCATTCGTGCCGGCGAACCCGACATCGCCATCCCGGTCTTCGACCGCAGCATGGAACTATCGCGTGCGGCGGCGGCGATCATCGGCACCGAGACCAAATTCATCTTGGTCGAAGGCAATTATCTGCTGCTCGATGAGGAGCCGTGGTCGCGGCTGGCGCCGCTGTTCGATTACTCGATCTTCGTCGAGGTGCCGCGCAACGAACTCGAACGCCGCCTGATGGAACGCTGGCACGGCCATGGGCGTTCCGACGAGGATGCGCGCGCATGGATCGCCTCCAACGACATGCCCAACATTGAACGGGTGCTGGCACGGCGCCGGGTCGCCGATCTGATCATTGGTTAA